A single window of Kitasatospora sp. HUAS MG31 DNA harbors:
- a CDS encoding response regulator transcription factor has product MASILVADDDADIRDLVAYKLMQSGHQVTVVDDGLSALKAVREQTVDLALLDIRMPGMSGLDVCRELRAAPETERLPVILLTARSQEFDIETGFAAGADDYIIKPFSPRELSSRVQAVLARANR; this is encoded by the coding sequence ATGGCATCCATTCTGGTGGCCGACGACGACGCCGACATCCGTGACCTCGTGGCCTACAAGCTCATGCAGTCCGGCCATCAGGTCACCGTGGTCGACGACGGTCTGAGCGCGCTCAAGGCCGTCCGTGAGCAGACCGTGGATCTCGCCCTCCTCGACATCAGAATGCCCGGGATGTCAGGTCTGGACGTCTGCCGGGAACTGCGGGCCGCGCCGGAGACGGAGAGGCTGCCGGTGATCCTGCTCACCGCTCGATCGCAGGAGTTCGACATCGAGACCGGCTTCGCGGCCGGTGCCGACGACTACATCATCAAACCGTTCAGCCCGCGTGAACTGAGCAGCCGGGTGCAGGCGGTCCTGGCCAGGGCGAACCGATGA
- a CDS encoding ATP-binding protein gives MSGFRPARSDRGDRSAGRRLSWSFGLLIGLVVLTGVVALTGALLQHSALDDLTHRVTPTQEANLRLRGELADSSRRMNAYLLTGDPAQLAAFLSSRNEFRGPLTEALTHAPADARPYLSAQERPIQDYLRITDQVQTATPGSPGAAALAVAAQVPYKAFEATNAELDGRLTHDADELSDRADLIAGSAGAATCALLVLATVLALIAGLHTVRGITRPLAGIRTVLGRLAQGDHGARAPDRGPAEVRAVAHAVNVLADENDRLRRLDAERDRLATAARQAGIGIRSGLDLDQILDEAVRGLGEALRADHVLVLQADDGGGPDVPVVRAWSADRGSLPSEELLRLPPAPAEIIQEHYAQDTSWSVDDVRPHLASGSALPGAPGSFGTTGPPPEVRAALTAMGVVAVLATPFGSGTEAMGAVVLARSRPGDVWLPMEVEAVESIAAGLGRAVRQSRTYRQETELVDRLKALDKAKNDFLSTVSHELRTPLTSIIGYVELLANDSGPLSDGQRHMVEVVDRNAARLRNLIEDLLTISRVESGAFTSERLPVDLRQLVNSSVEAIRPAAMAVPVTLNQVPAEDDLIVLGDVHQLDRVLMNLLTNAVKFTPPGGLVTVSTSRGDGEAVLTVGDTGIGIPEKDQKDLFHRFFRASNVTELAIPGTGLGLAIVRSIVTNHEGRLEIHSAEGEGTTVITHLPLLPDTPG, from the coding sequence ATGAGCGGCTTCCGGCCTGCTCGATCCGATCGGGGCGACCGATCCGCGGGCCGGAGGCTCTCCTGGTCGTTCGGCCTGCTGATCGGACTCGTCGTGCTCACCGGCGTCGTCGCCCTGACCGGCGCGCTGCTCCAACACTCGGCGCTCGACGACCTGACGCACCGGGTGACACCGACCCAGGAGGCCAACCTGCGCCTGCGCGGGGAACTCGCCGACAGCTCACGCCGGATGAACGCCTACCTGCTGACCGGCGATCCCGCGCAACTGGCCGCGTTCCTCAGCTCGCGCAACGAATTCCGGGGCCCGCTCACCGAGGCCCTCACGCACGCGCCCGCCGACGCCAGGCCCTACCTGTCGGCTCAGGAGCGGCCGATCCAGGACTACCTGCGGATCACCGACCAGGTGCAGACGGCAACGCCCGGGAGCCCCGGAGCTGCGGCGCTCGCCGTGGCCGCGCAGGTCCCGTACAAAGCCTTCGAGGCCACCAACGCGGAACTGGACGGACGTCTCACCCACGACGCCGACGAGCTCTCCGACCGCGCGGATCTGATCGCGGGGAGCGCGGGCGCCGCCACGTGCGCCCTCCTGGTACTGGCGACGGTGCTGGCCCTGATCGCGGGGCTGCACACCGTGCGGGGCATCACCCGGCCGCTCGCCGGCATCAGGACGGTGCTCGGCCGGCTGGCGCAGGGCGACCACGGGGCCCGGGCGCCGGACCGCGGTCCGGCCGAGGTCCGGGCCGTCGCCCATGCCGTCAACGTACTCGCCGACGAGAACGACCGGCTGCGGCGTCTCGACGCCGAGCGCGACCGGCTGGCCACGGCGGCGCGGCAGGCGGGAATCGGCATCCGGTCCGGCCTCGACCTCGACCAGATTCTCGACGAGGCCGTGCGCGGCCTGGGCGAGGCGCTACGTGCGGACCATGTGCTGGTTCTGCAGGCGGACGACGGCGGCGGGCCCGATGTGCCGGTCGTCCGGGCCTGGAGCGCGGACCGCGGCAGCCTTCCGTCGGAGGAGTTGCTCCGGCTGCCTCCGGCTCCGGCGGAGATCATCCAGGAGCACTACGCGCAGGACACGAGCTGGTCCGTCGACGACGTCCGGCCGCACCTCGCCTCCGGATCCGCTCTGCCCGGCGCCCCCGGCTCCTTCGGGACCACCGGACCACCGCCCGAAGTCCGCGCCGCGCTGACCGCGATGGGCGTCGTCGCCGTCCTGGCGACCCCCTTCGGATCGGGCACGGAGGCCATGGGTGCGGTCGTCCTCGCCCGCAGCCGGCCTGGCGATGTCTGGCTGCCGATGGAGGTCGAGGCCGTCGAGTCGATCGCGGCAGGACTCGGCCGTGCGGTGCGGCAGTCCAGGACCTACCGTCAGGAGACCGAACTCGTTGACCGGCTCAAGGCCTTGGACAAGGCCAAGAACGACTTCCTCTCCACCGTCTCGCACGAGCTCCGCACCCCGCTGACCAGCATCATCGGCTACGTCGAACTGCTGGCGAACGACTCCGGCCCGCTGAGCGACGGCCAACGGCACATGGTGGAGGTGGTGGATCGCAACGCGGCCCGGCTGCGCAACCTCATCGAGGACCTGCTCACCATCTCGCGGGTCGAGTCGGGCGCCTTCACCTCCGAACGGCTGCCGGTCGACCTGCGCCAGCTGGTGAACTCCTCGGTCGAGGCGATCCGCCCGGCGGCCATGGCCGTCCCGGTGACCCTGAACCAGGTGCCCGCCGAGGACGACCTGATCGTCCTCGGCGACGTCCACCAGCTGGACCGCGTCCTGATGAACCTGCTCACCAACGCCGTCAAGTTCACCCCGCCCGGAGGACTGGTCACGGTCAGCACGTCCCGCGGGGACGGCGAGGCTGTGCTGACTGTGGGCGACACCGGGATCGGCATCCCCGAGAAAGACCAGAAGGACCTCTTTCACCGGTTCTTCCGCGCCTCCAACGTCACCGAGCTCGCCATTCCCGGCACCGGCCTCGGCCTGGCGATCGTGCGGAGCATCGTGACCAACCACGAGGGCAGACTGGAGATCCACTCGGCCGAGGGCGAGGGGACCACCGTCATCACCCACCTCCCGCTGCTCCCGGACACGCCCGGCTGA
- a CDS encoding glycosyltransferase family 2 protein, with amino-acid sequence MTPPLATAVLGAAAPATATSTASGPHDVLLDVIAVGNVLVLGYFLAINTGYLTLVLIAAGDFVRHLRRTPFAGYDDASASPFTLPVSLIVPAYNEEAGIVDAVQALLLLRHPSFEVVVVDDGSTDATLDRLREAFDLVEVPHVVSTEVPVRGAVESVHLPRGGPVSLIVARKRNGGKADALNVGINLARYPLLCMVDADSILDSQALLAISKPFADDPLRVVGAGGVIGIANGCTVVAGRVVRVRMPHRLLAKIQTVEYMRAFLLGRTGWSRIGGLLVIAGAFGMFRRDAVVAVGGLDPDCLGEDAELVVRLHHYLRGTGHDYRIVFVGEPISWSEAPETLRVLGRQRRRWHRGLTEVLLKHRGMIGHPRYGRVGLVALPFYVLFELCAPVVELAGLVLVPLGLLIGAVDLGFLWRFLLASYGYAMVISLLSILAEEYAFHRYSRWRDISSAVLGAAAENLGYRQFTAWWRVRGIWDAVHGAPKVWGVMTRRGFAAEPTEGDRQ; translated from the coding sequence GTGACGCCGCCACTCGCGACGGCCGTCCTCGGCGCGGCCGCTCCGGCCACGGCCACGTCGACGGCGAGCGGCCCGCACGACGTGCTGCTGGACGTGATCGCCGTCGGCAACGTCCTGGTTCTCGGGTACTTCCTGGCGATCAACACCGGCTATCTCACGCTGGTCCTCATCGCGGCCGGCGACTTCGTCCGGCACCTGCGCCGCACGCCGTTCGCCGGCTACGACGATGCCTCCGCCAGTCCCTTCACGCTTCCGGTGTCGCTCATCGTGCCCGCGTACAACGAGGAGGCCGGGATCGTGGACGCGGTGCAGGCGCTGCTCCTGCTGCGCCATCCCTCGTTCGAGGTGGTCGTGGTCGACGACGGTTCCACCGACGCCACCCTGGACCGGCTCCGTGAGGCCTTCGACCTCGTCGAGGTGCCCCATGTCGTCTCCACCGAGGTGCCCGTGCGCGGCGCCGTGGAGTCGGTCCACCTGCCCAGGGGCGGCCCGGTGTCGCTGATCGTGGCTCGCAAGCGCAACGGCGGCAAGGCCGACGCCCTCAACGTCGGCATCAATCTGGCCCGCTATCCGCTCCTGTGCATGGTCGACGCGGACTCGATCCTCGACTCGCAGGCGCTGCTCGCGATCTCCAAGCCCTTCGCCGACGACCCGCTGCGGGTCGTGGGCGCCGGGGGTGTGATCGGTATCGCCAACGGCTGCACCGTCGTGGCCGGCCGTGTCGTGCGGGTCCGCATGCCCCACCGGCTGCTGGCGAAGATCCAGACGGTGGAGTACATGCGGGCCTTCCTGCTCGGCCGGACGGGCTGGTCGCGGATCGGCGGCCTGCTGGTGATCGCCGGTGCCTTCGGGATGTTCCGGCGCGACGCGGTGGTCGCCGTCGGCGGGCTCGACCCGGACTGCCTCGGCGAGGACGCCGAGCTGGTCGTCCGACTCCACCACTACCTGCGCGGGACGGGCCACGACTACCGCATCGTCTTCGTGGGCGAGCCGATCTCGTGGAGCGAGGCCCCGGAGACCCTGCGGGTGCTCGGGCGCCAGCGGCGGCGCTGGCACCGCGGTCTCACCGAGGTCCTGCTCAAGCACCGGGGCATGATCGGCCATCCCCGGTACGGCCGGGTAGGGCTGGTGGCTCTGCCCTTCTACGTGCTCTTCGAACTGTGCGCACCGGTCGTCGAGCTCGCCGGCCTGGTCCTGGTACCGCTGGGCCTGCTGATCGGGGCGGTCGACCTGGGATTCCTGTGGCGCTTCCTGCTGGCGTCCTACGGCTACGCGATGGTGATCAGCCTGCTGTCGATTCTGGCCGAGGAGTACGCCTTCCACCGCTACAGCCGCTGGCGGGACATCTCCTCCGCCGTGCTGGGAGCGGCGGCCGAGAACCTCGGGTACCGGCAGTTCACCGCCTGGTGGCGGGTCCGGGGCATCTGGGACGCCGTCCACGGCGCGCCGAAGGTCTGGGGCGTCATGACGCGCCGTGGCTTCGCCGCGGAGCCGACCGAAGGGGACCGGCAATGA
- a CDS encoding HEAT repeat domain-containing protein, with protein MTGRGIVNDGLQVLAGSAVVLLVLLVCVRAVRRERERRRERAAEPLRVLLLEFLCAEGDEDAGSLRALSALDDRSWAAVEPTARAILAKVSGQARASLVGLFEQRGVATRAMADLRRRGPVRKGRAAEVLGLLRHRAAAPRLRVLLSDADSEVRTVAARALGHIGDPADVPDLLACLHGPHPVPPAVVLQALTAFGAAGHDQIATGLDDAEPLVRAVTVEALGATGGVGWTTSVAAALRADPHLEVRIRAARALGALGTPAGLEPLLHAVRPGQPESLRAVAARALGRLGASCAAPRLGELLDDPVHRVAATAARALLHVGPAGRDELRRAADGARGGRAAAHARAALAEAAIGEGGAHSAAGRAAVGP; from the coding sequence ATGACCGGCCGCGGCATCGTCAACGACGGCCTGCAGGTGCTGGCCGGGTCGGCCGTGGTGCTGCTGGTACTCCTCGTCTGCGTGCGTGCCGTCCGGCGGGAACGGGAACGCCGCAGGGAGCGCGCGGCCGAGCCGCTCCGGGTCCTGCTGCTTGAATTCCTCTGTGCGGAGGGGGACGAGGACGCGGGAAGCCTACGGGCGCTGTCCGCTCTCGACGACCGGAGCTGGGCGGCTGTCGAACCCACGGCGCGGGCGATCCTCGCGAAGGTGAGCGGACAGGCCAGGGCCTCGCTGGTGGGCCTGTTCGAGCAGCGGGGAGTCGCCACGCGGGCGATGGCGGACCTGCGACGGCGCGGGCCGGTCCGGAAGGGCCGGGCTGCGGAGGTGCTCGGGCTGCTGCGGCACCGGGCGGCCGCCCCACGGCTTCGCGTCCTGCTCTCGGACGCCGACTCCGAGGTGCGGACGGTCGCCGCGCGGGCTCTGGGCCACATCGGGGATCCTGCGGACGTCCCCGACCTGCTGGCCTGCCTGCACGGTCCTCATCCGGTACCGCCTGCGGTCGTCCTGCAGGCGCTCACCGCGTTCGGAGCCGCCGGGCACGACCAGATCGCCACCGGTCTGGACGATGCCGAGCCGCTGGTGCGGGCGGTGACCGTCGAGGCTCTCGGAGCAACTGGAGGAGTGGGGTGGACCACCAGCGTCGCGGCCGCGCTGAGGGCCGATCCGCATCTCGAAGTGCGGATCCGGGCCGCGCGTGCTCTGGGCGCCCTCGGCACGCCGGCCGGCCTGGAGCCGCTGCTGCACGCGGTGCGGCCGGGCCAGCCGGAGTCGCTGCGCGCGGTGGCGGCCAGGGCGCTGGGCCGTCTGGGGGCATCATGCGCGGCCCCACGCCTGGGGGAACTGCTCGACGACCCCGTCCACCGTGTGGCCGCGACCGCGGCCCGGGCGCTGCTGCACGTCGGGCCGGCCGGGCGCGACGAACTGCGCCGCGCCGCGGACGGGGCCCGCGGAGGGCGCGCGGCCGCTCATGCGCGGGCCGCGCTGGCGGAAGCGGCGATCGGCGAGGGAGGCGCACACTCCGCCGCCGGGCGTGCGGCGGTGGGACCGTGA